One genomic window of Halorubrum hochsteinianum includes the following:
- the hemL gene encoding glutamate-1-semialdehyde 2,1-aminomutase — protein sequence MNHERSRGLYDRALSVMPGGVNSSVRANMPHPFFIERGDGGHVIDADGNRYVDWVMGYGPLLYGHDLPDPVEAAVQSHVAEGPMYGAPTEIEVEHAEFVARHVPSVESIRFVNSGTEATVSAVRLARGHTDRDKIVVMQGGYHGAQESTLVEGSPGDAHPSTAGIPEEFAQHTLPIPFNDPQAAKEVFAEHGDDIAAVLVEPILANMGIVAPVDGYHETLRDLCDDHGSLLIFDEVITGFRVGGLGCAQSKFGVTPDVTTFGKIIGGGFPVGAIGGKAEIIEGFTPAGEVFQSGTFSGHPVTMAAGKATLEYAAENDVYEHVNRLGRKLREGISEICAERAPEYTVVGTDSMFKTVFTRDAPDEPDACCAGGCRQDPDCARYDACPKTGADVAAAATDRWERVFWQEMKDRGVFLTANQFECQFTSYAHTEEDIERTLEAYREAI from the coding sequence ATGAACCACGAGCGCTCGCGCGGACTGTACGACCGCGCGCTGTCGGTGATGCCGGGCGGCGTCAACTCCTCGGTCCGGGCGAACATGCCGCACCCGTTCTTCATCGAGCGGGGCGACGGCGGCCACGTGATCGACGCCGACGGCAACCGCTACGTCGACTGGGTGATGGGATACGGGCCGCTGCTGTACGGCCACGACCTCCCGGACCCGGTCGAGGCCGCGGTCCAGTCGCACGTCGCGGAGGGGCCGATGTACGGCGCGCCGACGGAGATCGAGGTCGAGCACGCCGAGTTCGTGGCGCGACACGTCCCGAGCGTCGAGTCGATCCGCTTCGTCAACTCGGGGACTGAGGCGACCGTCTCGGCCGTGCGCCTCGCGCGCGGTCACACCGATCGCGACAAGATCGTCGTGATGCAGGGCGGCTACCACGGCGCACAGGAGTCGACGCTGGTGGAGGGGTCGCCCGGGGACGCGCACCCGTCGACCGCGGGGATCCCCGAGGAGTTCGCGCAGCACACCCTCCCGATCCCGTTCAACGACCCGCAGGCGGCCAAGGAGGTGTTCGCCGAGCACGGCGACGACATCGCGGCCGTCCTCGTCGAACCGATCTTGGCCAACATGGGGATCGTCGCGCCGGTCGACGGCTACCACGAGACGCTGCGGGACCTCTGTGACGACCACGGCTCGCTTCTGATCTTCGACGAGGTGATCACCGGGTTCCGCGTCGGCGGGCTGGGCTGCGCGCAGTCGAAGTTCGGCGTGACGCCGGACGTGACGACGTTCGGAAAGATCATCGGCGGCGGCTTCCCGGTGGGGGCGATCGGCGGGAAGGCGGAGATAATCGAGGGATTCACGCCCGCGGGCGAGGTGTTCCAGTCGGGCACGTTCTCCGGCCACCCCGTGACGATGGCCGCGGGGAAGGCGACGCTGGAGTACGCCGCCGAGAACGACGTGTACGAGCACGTCAACCGGCTCGGCCGGAAGCTCCGCGAGGGGATCTCGGAGATCTGCGCCGAGCGCGCCCCGGAGTACACCGTCGTCGGCACCGACTCGATGTTCAAGACGGTGTTCACCCGGGACGCGCCCGACGAGCCGGACGCCTGCTGTGCGGGCGGCTGTCGACAGGACCCCGACTGCGCCCGCTACGACGCGTGTCCGAAGACCGGCGCGGACGTGGCCGCGGCCGCGACCGACCGCTGGGAGCGCGTGTTCTGGCAGGAGATGAAAGACCGGGGCGTGTTCCTCACCGCCAACCAGTTCGAGTGCCAGTTCACGTCGTACGCCCACACCGAGGAGGACATCGAGCGGACGCTGGAGGCGTACCGCGAGGCGATCTGA
- a CDS encoding ammonium transporter yields the protein MTGAVLASIDPSVLAEGVNLMWVAVVCFLIFFMHAGFAMLEAGQVRAKNVANQLTKNLLTWSVGVLVYFLVGFGVEGLSAGGGFSAASALGDGGWVNSWLFGAVFAMTAATIVSGAVAGRAKLRAYVAYTIAISAVIYPVVAGITWGGGFLGGGGLGFTDFAGGMIVHGMGGIAGLTAAYVLGPRMDRYAEDGSSNVIPGHSMTFAVLGTLILAFGWYGFNVGTTATVFTVDGGELVLDGYASVGRVSLGTTLGMAAGGVGAALASVALSKKVDTLYVANGLLAGLVGVTGIANLATWWGAIAVGLLCGLQLPLVFEFVSDTMKIDDVCAVFPVHGSAGVLGVLALPFVSINGFSVEVLVSQVTGVVVIGAWTVIATAVVFGAFKAAGQARVTPEHERDGLDVSEHGVETYPEFGKPSVTTDGGRVVGADADDGSPRADGGEEDGAEIKMVTAVVRPDKLGDIKQALAEINAPSLTVTNVSGRGSQPAKKGQWRGEEFTVDLHQKVKIDVVVADIPADEVAEAIADAAETGEPGDGKVFVLPVEDALQVRTGATGPEAV from the coding sequence GTGACGGGTGCGGTGCTCGCCTCGATCGATCCGAGCGTCCTCGCCGAGGGCGTGAACCTGATGTGGGTCGCGGTGGTCTGTTTCCTCATCTTCTTCATGCACGCCGGCTTCGCGATGCTCGAAGCGGGCCAGGTGCGCGCGAAGAACGTCGCAAACCAGCTCACGAAGAACCTGCTGACGTGGAGCGTCGGCGTGCTGGTCTACTTCCTCGTCGGGTTCGGCGTCGAGGGGCTCTCCGCCGGCGGCGGCTTCTCCGCGGCGTCCGCGCTCGGCGACGGCGGCTGGGTGAACAGCTGGCTGTTCGGTGCCGTCTTCGCGATGACGGCCGCGACCATCGTCTCCGGCGCGGTCGCCGGGCGGGCGAAGCTCCGCGCGTACGTGGCGTACACGATCGCCATCTCGGCGGTCATCTACCCCGTTGTCGCGGGCATCACCTGGGGCGGCGGCTTCCTCGGCGGTGGCGGCCTCGGATTCACCGACTTCGCGGGCGGGATGATCGTCCACGGGATGGGCGGCATCGCGGGCCTCACGGCGGCGTACGTGCTCGGGCCGCGGATGGACCGCTACGCCGAGGACGGCTCTTCGAACGTCATCCCCGGTCACTCGATGACGTTCGCGGTGCTCGGCACGCTCATCCTCGCGTTCGGCTGGTACGGGTTCAACGTCGGCACGACCGCGACGGTGTTCACTGTCGACGGCGGCGAACTCGTCTTGGACGGCTACGCGTCGGTCGGCCGCGTCTCGCTCGGCACGACGCTCGGCATGGCCGCGGGCGGCGTCGGTGCCGCGCTCGCGTCGGTCGCGCTCTCGAAGAAGGTCGACACGCTGTACGTCGCGAACGGGCTGCTCGCCGGGCTGGTCGGCGTGACCGGCATCGCGAACCTCGCCACATGGTGGGGTGCGATCGCCGTCGGCCTGCTCTGTGGCCTCCAGCTCCCGCTGGTCTTCGAGTTCGTCTCGGACACGATGAAGATCGACGACGTCTGCGCGGTGTTCCCGGTCCACGGCTCCGCCGGGGTCCTCGGCGTGCTCGCGCTGCCGTTCGTCAGTATCAACGGCTTCTCCGTCGAGGTGCTGGTCTCGCAGGTGACCGGCGTGGTCGTCATCGGGGCGTGGACCGTGATCGCGACGGCGGTCGTCTTCGGCGCGTTCAAGGCCGCCGGACAGGCCCGCGTCACCCCGGAACACGAGCGCGACGGCCTCGACGTCAGCGAGCACGGCGTCGAGACGTACCCCGAGTTCGGCAAGCCCTCGGTCACCACCGACGGGGGTCGCGTGGTCGGCGCGGACGCGGACGACGGCTCCCCGCGCGCCGACGGCGGCGAGGAGGACGGCGCGGAGATCAAGATGGTCACCGCGGTCGTCCGCCCCGACAAACTCGGGGACATCAAGCAGGCGCTCGCGGAGATCAACGCGCCCTCGCTCACGGTGACGAACGTCTCCGGCCGCGGCAGCCAGCCCGCGAAGAAGGGCCAGTGGCGCGGCGAGGAGTTCACCGTCGACCTCCACCAGAAGGTGAAGATCGACGTCGTCGTCGCCGACATCCCGGCCGACGAGGTCGCGGAGGCGATCGCCGACGCCGCCGAGACCGGCGAACCCGGAGACGGCAAGGTGTTCGTCCTGCCGGTCGAGGACGCGCTTCAGGTCCGCACGGGCGCGACCGGACCGGAAGCGGTGTAG
- the radA gene encoding DNA repair and recombination protein RadA produces MPEDELEDLPGVGPATADKLIDNGFESYQSIAVASPGEMSNTADIGESSASDIINAAREAADVGGFETGASVLERRQEIGKLSWQIDEVDDLLGGGIETQSITEVYGEFGSGKSQVTHQMAVNVQLEPENGGLDGGCIFVDSEDTFRPERIDDMVRGLDDEILADEMERREIEGTPSDEEALEELVEAFLDQIHVAKAFNSNHQILLAEKAKELAGEHEETEWPIRIVCVDSLTAHFRAEYVGRGELAERQQKLNKHLHDLMRLGDLYNTAILVTNQVASNPDSYFGDPTQAIGGNILGHASTFRIYLRKSKGDKRIVRLVDAPNLADGEAVMRVQNEGLKPE; encoded by the coding sequence ATGCCCGAAGACGAACTCGAGGACCTCCCCGGCGTCGGCCCGGCGACCGCGGACAAGCTCATTGACAACGGATTCGAGAGCTACCAGTCGATCGCGGTCGCCAGCCCCGGCGAGATGTCGAACACCGCCGACATCGGCGAGTCGTCCGCGAGCGACATCATCAACGCCGCCCGCGAGGCCGCCGACGTCGGCGGCTTCGAGACCGGCGCGAGCGTACTGGAGCGGCGACAGGAGATCGGCAAGCTCTCCTGGCAGATCGACGAGGTCGACGACCTCCTCGGCGGGGGCATCGAGACCCAGTCGATCACGGAAGTGTACGGCGAGTTCGGCTCCGGCAAGTCGCAGGTCACCCACCAGATGGCCGTCAACGTCCAGCTGGAGCCGGAGAACGGCGGCCTCGACGGCGGCTGTATCTTCGTCGACTCCGAGGACACGTTCCGCCCCGAACGGATCGACGACATGGTCCGCGGGCTCGACGACGAGATCCTCGCCGACGAGATGGAGCGCCGCGAGATCGAGGGCACGCCCTCGGACGAGGAGGCGCTCGAAGAGCTGGTCGAGGCCTTCCTCGACCAGATCCACGTCGCGAAGGCGTTCAACTCCAACCACCAGATCCTCCTCGCCGAGAAGGCGAAGGAGCTGGCCGGCGAACACGAGGAGACGGAGTGGCCGATCCGGATCGTCTGCGTCGACTCGCTCACCGCGCACTTCCGCGCGGAGTACGTCGGCCGGGGCGAGCTCGCGGAGCGACAGCAGAAGCTCAACAAGCACCTCCACGACCTGATGCGGCTCGGCGACCTGTACAACACCGCCATCCTCGTCACCAACCAGGTCGCGTCGAACCCGGACTCCTACTTCGGCGACCCGACGCAGGCGATCGGCGGCAACATCTTGGGCCACGCCTCCACGTTCCGGATCTACCTCCGGAAGTCGAAGGGCGACAAGCGGATCGTCCGGCTCGTGGACGCGCCGAACCTCGCCGACGGCGAGGCCGTGATGCGCGTCCAGAACGAGGGGCTGAAGCCGGAGTAA